The nucleotide window TCTGGTCTCGAACGACTCGTCGTCTTCCCTCCTCGCCTCGGCCAAGAAAGCCAATGGCTCCTCCTTGAGGCAGTCCTCTACCGTGGACGATGCGCCAGATCCCGAAGAGGTCCTGGCTAGGATTCTAGGCCAGTTTCCCAGTAGCAATACCACACAACAACCGGAGGCGAAGCCGGCCAGCGGCATCACCGAAGATGACCTGGACTTTGACGTTGACTTTGGCAGCTTGACCCTGACTGAGCTCGCCGGCCCTGACGTCAGTTCGCGCCAAGTCGACAACTACGAGCCCCAAAGTGTTCACGATTGTACGATGCCACCTTATTGCTCCTACCGTGTCTTGCTCTCCATCCATGCTTATAAAGTGCTTTCCAGATGAGCGAGACAAGGCCAAATTCGAGGACCTACACCGGTCGATCCGCGCATGCGATGACATCCTGAGCTCCGTTGAATCCAACCTCACCAACTTTCGCAATGACCTAGCTGCTGTGTCAGCCGATATTGAAAGCCTCCAGGCGCGATCCCAAGCTCTTAATGTGAGACTGGAAAACCGAAAGGCTGTAGAAAAGGGTTTGGGACCCTTGGTGGACGAGCTGAGCGTCTCTCCTCTCGTAATAACAACGATTGTCGAAGGTTATATCGACGAAACATGGGTGAAGGTCTTGGCCGAAGTGGACAAGAGAGCCATGGCTCATAAGAAGAATGCGCAACAACCACAGAGCAAAGCCTTGGCTGATGTCGGTCCATTGCTGGAAAAGCTCATCCTAAAGGTAAGGATTGTTGTTGGGATCTGGCAGTTCTGTTTCTAACACATTTTTCTGAAAGGCTATTGAACGCATACGGGACTTCTTGGTTGCGCAAATCAAAGCAATGCGGTCGCCTCATATCAACGCCCAGATCATTCAACAGCAGAATTTCCTCCGGTTCAAGGATCTATTCGCGTTCCTCCAAAAACATCAACCCACACTCGCCGGCGAGATATGCCAGGCGTATATGAACACCATGCGGTGGTATTATTTGAACCAGTTTACCCGCTACAAACAATCGTTGGACAAGCTGAAGCTTCACATTATCGATAAGAACGACGCAATGGGACACGAGGACACCTCGCGAAGAACGACTGTCTTGTCTGGATCCAAGCTCGGAGGCGTGCCCCATGACGCCTTCAGCATCGGCCGAAGGAACGAATTGCTCAAGACTAAGGATCAAATAGCCATGTCATCTTACCTGGCCGACGAAGACCAGACTACACATTATCTTGAGGTTCCGTTCCGCAACTTCAACCTTGCCCTGGTCGACAACGCTACGGCAGAGTACACATTTCTCGTGTCCTTCTTCAGCCCGGCGCTATCGCTTGCGGCTGTCTCGCGTCACTTCAGCTACATCTTTGATCCGACCTTTGCCCTTGGGCAAGTCCTCACCAAGCAGCTTGTGTCGGACACATATGACGGGCTAGGTCTGCTACTATGCGTGCGTCTGAACCAGCACTTTGCCTTTGAATTACAACGGCGCCGAGTTCCTGTTGTAGATGGCTACATTAACGGCACCGCCATGGTGTTGTGGCCACGTCTGCAGAGCGTCATGGACGCCCATTGCGAATCAGTCAAGGCTCTGACTTCTGCGCTCCCTAACAAGGTCGGGTCCGCTT belongs to Neurospora crassa OR74A linkage group IV, whole genome shotgun sequence and includes:
- a CDS encoding Vps52/Sac2 family protein, giving the protein MWLDRRPGQHPGSAAPPPNNRSVSPLPQRTSSRGPYLVPQRPGLNTRGSSALSLVSNDSSSSLLASAKKANGSSLRQSSTVDDAPDPEEVLARILGQFPSSNTTQQPEAKPASGITEDDLDFDVDFGSLTLTELAGPDVSSRQVDNYEPQSVHDYERDKAKFEDLHRSIRACDDILSSVESNLTNFRNDLAAVSADIESLQARSQALNVRLENRKAVEKGLGPLVDELSVSPLVITTIVEGYIDETWVKVLAEVDKRAMAHKKNAQQPQSKALADVGPLLEKLILKAIERIRDFLVAQIKAMRSPHINAQIIQQQNFLRFKDLFAFLQKHQPTLAGEICQAYMNTMRWYYLNQFTRYKQSLDKLKLHIIDKNDAMGHEDTSRRTTVLSGSKLGGVPHDAFSIGRRNELLKTKDQIAMSSYLADEDQTTHYLEVPFRNFNLALVDNATAEYTFLVSFFSPALSLAAVSRHFSYIFDPTFALGQVLTKQLVSDTYDGLGLLLCVRLNQHFAFELQRRRVPVVDGYINGTAMVLWPRLQSVMDAHCESVKALTSALPNKVGSASQAKTASAAPHVVTQRFGQFLHGVLALSTEAGDDEPIVSSLHRLRIEVEAFLAKYSQAQLGADARKRDRFLYNNYSLILTIISDVSGKLATEQQDHFESLKASVQENI